In the genome of Raphanus sativus cultivar WK10039 chromosome 4, ASM80110v3, whole genome shotgun sequence, one region contains:
- the LOC108853959 gene encoding structural maintenance of chromosomes flexible hinge domain-containing protein GMI1 isoform X1, whose product MSSRRFVRRALVLDEDDEDDVVYSFTVLLPNSTSVPLTVTNPEREMPMGSFVNLVKEEYEKARKDCLLMTKRTRVDWNLGGKFLLESDGERMKGVVRFAAFKPNSSHIIRLDDGSGVSSTMYENLWDLTPDTDLLKEQPENYTFETALADLIDNSLQAVWSCSTRERKLISVDVSANKISVFDTGRGMDSSEENAIVKWGKIGGSLHRSEKTLAIGGSPPYLKPFFGMFGYGGPYACMFLGKRTLVSAKTKESKKVFTLHYEQEALTDNHSVSGKNWKTSGGMRDPTEEENKLSPRGSFTKIEIFESEFDMSKIYQLQCRLKDIYFPYIQCDELSETGRTERPVEFQVSGEDLAEIAGGEVAITNLNSKGEEFSFQIRFSLTSEKRKGRPQEANARLKFVYFPIVQGKESIEKILEGLAQEGCEVSENFQTFGRVSVRRLGRLLPEVRWGSIPFMQKGFRASTLEKSCRRVKCFIDLDAGFSPTPSKTDLASQNPFSVALRNFGSKPTNKEKDTDVKMVIRREGKQLGITQLDQNYQDWVMKMHDAHDEEATSGEDEGILVLESLDKKALGILRDAVRVHKVVKRKGKLWKRGQKIKILSGAYAGVHNGNVYATIDYFLIEGFEDEAGGDTRILCRPIDCPEKEGCKLSCIDESWRLELKKSLSLPITLIDSGKCLHADAEEWTRKLEKKQEKAPSRIDLLEERDCRELNIDGELPVSVRVGRAPPQQIVAVIRPACFTSPSKKLEQKHIVNMEGKEMVMVVKLADPNTKPSAKVAAKSVCSQRLFPTSRKGIGGLYIFSLGSKFPNLFKRAGTYNFSFSIGGSITCSRTVVVKPSSKAAKWKLDESLDPQPWNVRVGSCLKPFGIACLDEYGNQIQFTSVPSLEVELKANSGFQLKIDDFEANLIDGGSTLMIKEMLVETDGLDKISPNYDATLEIRAQDKPLCVTIACKLNPGPLERVEVNNLQAFENLLPGSTVENLILEMFDGFNNHVAEGTTVLINTDGYRIEDWMGADRKVDGRGCIDLSGILKVTEGYGKHVSFSVVSDSKEIFRKESQIEERELRLVTELPGPCTAGSNLTNLIFKVTDSDGSMDTSIHHDEKTRCSHTLSVESDSSRVESGIRYAFVHGSCKVPSLSLPETDGIFSFKVFHSRYPELHVDLKILITPPPAIERDDNIGCSTPYSRMTSTPQSGMASTTNRPGVMTPTPSLGLERTPCSQFGVLAIRSQSLDGSCPSGVMDIVQYTQSLKQELSTYKGKQEEIDERLKCLVAEQEQADQELITLQASLDSICEALPECLSTRESMMKHIEEEHQDTAASVFCSLTKDVPPPRSLNLSNRGVFGIVALLGSVASTSLSRVLSAYLGKDTMLALVCKSSEYSPSFDEYLKLQAEAARLRRPITNPLQVICLDATRTWRSGLVENDPQRRLAMVNPSLRNGDPIPGFKGYAVNMMELALGDLDIGTKSGHGLRETLFYELFGDLQVYETGKDLEAALSYLVGVDAVSLDGVIKTRKGFLFSGSCIPEVHFPITIPENHEKTLVKMEITRDKKRKREEEILVEEGLLKKIGKKLKKATQKYKRCTAMSESLDV is encoded by the exons ATGAGCTCTAGGAGATTTGTCAGGAGAGCATTGGTTCTAGAcgaggatgatgaagatgatgtgGTGTACAGCTTCACGGTCCTCTTACCGAACAGCACGAGTGTGCCCCTCACCGTCACTAACCCCGAACGTGAGATGCCGATGGGGAGTTTTGTGAATCTGGTGAAGGAGGAGTATGAAAAAGCTCGTAAAGACTGTCTCTTGATGACCAAGAGGACAAGGGTTGATTGGAACTTGGGCGGAAAGTTCCTTCTTGAGTCAGATGGTGAAAGGATGAAAGGAGTGGTTcgctttgctgccttcaagcccaACTCGTCCCACATAATACGTCTTGAT GACGGTTCTGGTGTGAGTTCCACCATGTATGAG AACCTGTGGGATTTGACACCTGACACTGATCTTCTGAAAGAGCAACCTGAAAATTATACCTTTGAGACAGCTCTTGCGGATCTAATA GATAATTCTTTGCAAGCTGTGTGGTCTTGTTCCACCAGAGAGCGAAAGCTGATTAG TGTGGATGTTTCTGCAAATAAGATTTCAGTCTTTGATACTGGGAGAGGAATGGACAGTAGTGAGGAAAATGCTATTGTTAAATG GGGAAAAATAGGAGGCTCATTACACAGATCTGAAAAGACCCTTGCTATTGGAGGCAGCCCACCATACCTTAAG ccATTCTTTGGGATGTTTGGATATGGAGGTCCTTATGCTTGTATGTTCTTGGGAAA GCGTACTTTGGTGTCTGCTAAAACGAAAGAGTCCAAGAAAGTATTCACTTTGCACTACGAGCAAGAAGCCTTGACTGACAACCACTCAGTCTCGGGAAAAAACTGGAAG ACTAGTGGTGGCATGAGGGACCCGACAGAGGAAGAAAATAAGTTATCGCCTCGTGGAAGTTTCACAAAG ATTGAGATATTTGAATCAGAATTCGACATGTCCAAAATATACCAACTACAGTGCAGGCTTAAGGATATTTACTTCCCTTACATTCAG TGTGACGAACTTTCCGAAACTGGGAGGACTGAAAGGCCTGTAGAGTTTCAG GTCAGTGGAGAAGATTTAGCTGAGATAGCAGGTGGTGAAGTTGCCATTACCAACCTAAACTCCAAGGGTGAAGAGTTTTCGTTTCAGATTCGATTCAGTCTTACAAGTGAAAAACGAAAAG GGAGACCTCAAGAGGCAAATGCTCGCctcaaatttgtttattttccaATCGTCCAG GGAAAAGAAAGCATCGAGAAAATTTTGGAGGGGCTAGCACAGGAAGGATGCGAAGTTTCCGAAAACTTCCAGACTTTTGGTCGTGTTTCAGTAAGAAGGCTTGGTCGTCTACTTCCAGAAGTCCGTTGG GGTTCAATACCGTTTATGCAAAAAGGTTTCAGAGCGTCTACTTTGGAGAAATCTTGCCGAAGAGTAAAATGCTTTATCG ATTTGGATGCTGGTTTTAGCCCAACGCCCTCCAAA ACCGACCTCGCAAGCCAAAATCCTTTCTCGGTGGCTCTAAGAAACTTCGGAAGTAAACCGACAAATAAGGAGAAGGATACTG ATGTCAAAATGGTGATTCGACGAGAAGGAAAACAACTCGGCATCACACAACTGGACCAGAACTATCAGGATTGGGTTATGAAGATGCATGATGCCCATGATGAAGAGGCCACGTCAGGTGAAGATGAAGGCATTCTCGTTCTTGAGTCCTTGGATAAAAAGGCTCTTGGCATCTTGCGTGATG CTGTGAGGGTGCACAAGGTAGTTaagagaaaaggaaagttgTGGAAACGTGGCCAGAAAATAAAGATTCTGAGCGGAGCTTACGCTGGGGTTCACAATGGTAATGTCTACGCTACCATTGACTATTTTCTAATAGAAGGGTTTGAGGACGAAGCAGGCG GTGATACTCGGATTCTATGCAG GCCTATCGATTGCCCTGAGAAAGAAGGATGCAAGCTTTCATGCATCGATGAAAGTTGGAGACTGGAACTTAAGAAGTCTTTGTCCTTACCTATTACTTTAATCGACTCTGGAAAG TGCCTACATGCAGATGCTGAAGAATGGACTAGAAAACTTGAAAAGAAACAGGAAAAGGCACCTTCGAGGATTGATTTACTGGAAGAGAGGGATTGCAGAGAATTGAACATTGATGGG GAACTACCAGTTTCTGTGCGTGTTGGGAGAGCTCCCCCGCAACAGATTGTGGCGGTTATCCGACCTGCATGCTTCACATCACCGTCAAAGAAGTTGGAGCAGAAGCATATCGTTAATATGGAGGGCAAAGAGATGGTCATGGTGGTAAAACTGGCAGATCCAAACACGAAACCGAGTGCTAAGGTTGCCGCCAAATCCGTGTGTTCTCAGCGCTTGTTTCCTACATCTCGTAAAGGGATTGGTGGTCTTTACATCTTCTCCCTTGGCTCCAAGTTTCCTAACCTCTTCAAGAGAGCTGGAACTTACAACTTTTCTTTCTCTATC GGCGGCTCGATAACGTGCAGCAGAACGGTTGTTGTTAAACCTTCTTCAAAGGCAGCAAAGTGGAAACTTGATGAGAGTCTGGACCCCCAGCCGTGGAATGTTCG GGTTGGTTCGTGTCTAAAACCTTTCGGTATTGCCTGCTTAGATGAGTATGGAAATCAGATACAGTTCACTTCTGTTCCAAGCTTGGAAGTTGAACTGAAAGCCAACTCTGGATTTCAACTCAAGATTGATGACTTTGAGGCCAACCTGATAGATGGAGGATCaactctcatgatcaag GAAATGCTCGTTGAGACTGATGGATTAGACAAGATCAGCCCAAACTATGATGCAACCTTGGAGATACGAGCACAAGACAAACCTCTATGTGTCACGATTGCTTGTAAAT TGAACCCCGGGCCTCTGGAACGTGTTGAAGTGAATAATCTTCAGGCTTTTGAAAATTTGCTTCCAGGTTCTACTGTTGAAAATTTGATTCTGGAG ATGTTCGATGGATTCAATAACCACGTTGCAGAAGGGACCACTGTTCTGATAAATACTGATGGCTATCGTATTGAAGATTGGATGGGCGCTGACCGTAAG GTTGATGGCCGTGGCTGCATTGATCTCTCTGGCATTCTCAAAGTCACAGAAGGCTATGGAAAACATG TCTCGTTCTCTGTTGTGTCTGATTCTAAAGAGATATTTCGGAAAGAGTCTCAGATCGAGGAACGAGAGCTAAGGCTTGTAACAGAG CTGCCCGGGCCATGTACTGCCGGTTCAAATCTTACGAACCTCATTTTCAAAGTGACGGATTCAGATGGTTCTATGGATACTAGTATCCATCATGACGAAAAAACCAGGTGTTCCCACACCCTGAGCGTTGAATCTGATTCAAGCAGAGTTGAGAGTGGAATCAGATATGCCTTTGTCCATGGTTCCTGCAAAGTTCCTTCTCTCTCCTTACCTGAGACTGATGGTATCTTCTCCTTCAAGGTTTTCCATTCTCGGTATCCTGAGCTTCATGTGGATTTAAAG ATTCTGATAACGCCTCCTCCAGCAATTGAAAGAGATGACAACATTGGCTGTTCAACACCTTACTCAAGGATGACATCAACACCTCAATCAGGGATGGCTTCAACCACAAATCGACCAGGGGTGATGACTCCAACTCCCAGTTTAGGATTGGAACGAACTCCATGTTCACAGTTTGGAGTTTTGGCCATTAGGTCACAGTCTTTGGATGGAAGCTGCCCATCTGGCGTGATGGATATAGTGCAGTACACACAG AGTTTAAAACAAGAACTCAGTACATACAAAGGCAAGCAAGAGGAAATAGATGAGCGTCTAAAATGTTTGGTGGCTGAACAAGAACAGGCCGACCAAGAGTTGATTACTTTGCAAG CTTCTCTGGATTCTATCTGTGAGGCGCTCCCGGAATGCCTATCTACCAGAGAGTCAATGATGAAACACATTGAAGAGGAGCATCAGGACACTGCAGCATCGGTGTTTTGTTCTCTTACCAAAGATGTTCCCCCTCCACGGTCTTTGAATCTGTCAAACAGAGGAGTGTTTGGCATTGTAGCCCTTCTTGGTTCAGTTGCCTCCACCTCACTAAGCAG GGTATTATCTGCATATTTGGGGAAGGACACAATGCTTGCGCTGGTATGCAAATCATCAGAATATAGTCCAAGCTTTGATGAGTACCTGAAGCTTCAAGCTGAAGCAGCTAGGCTCCGACGTCCCATAACCAATCCTTTGCAAGTTATTTGTCTTGATGCAACCAG AACTTGGAGAAGTGGACTTGTTGAAAATGATCCTCAGAGGAGATTAGCGATGGTTAACCCTTCCCTACGCAATGGAGATCCCATACCAGGTTTCAAAGGTTACGCTGTGAACATGATGGAGCTGGCTTTAGGGGACCTGGATATAGGGACAAAGTCGGGTCACGGGCTTAGAGAGACGCTCTTCTATGAACTTTTTGGAGACCTGCAAGTTTACGAGACAGGAAAGGATCTTGAAGCAGCCCTTTCTTACCTCGTTGGTGTAGATGCTGTGTCTCTAGATGGTGTGATCAAAACAAGAAAAGGATTTTTATTCTCTGGATCCTG CATTCCGGAAGTTCATTTCCCAATAACAATACCAGAGAACCACGAGAAGACGTTGGTGAAGATGGAAATAACGAGGGATAAGAAGAGAAAGCGCGAGGAGGAGATACTTGTGGAGGAAGGTTTGTTGAAGAAGATAGGGAAAAAGCTGAAGAAGGCAACTCAGAAGTACAAACGTTGCACAGCCATGTCTGAGTCTCTGGACGTATAA